The following proteins are encoded in a genomic region of Phragmites australis chromosome 9, lpPhrAust1.1, whole genome shotgun sequence:
- the LOC133928931 gene encoding FT-interacting protein 3-like, with translation MKGAMPPRPFMVPGPGGPMPPPQQQFGLVETRPPLAAVLRPRFNIPGLNPSAAAVAASAAGKISSTYDLVEPMRFLYVHVVKARDLPATSPTGAIDPFVEVKLGNFKGTTSVLGANHNPAWQQVFAFSATHLQSQLLEVVVKAKDLAGDDLVGRVGFDLAEVPVRVPPDSPLAPQWYRLETKRGEKLPRGEIMLSVWLGTQADEAFPDAWLSDAHAAPGPMAVASTRAKVYFSPKLVYLRVAAIGAQDLVPHDTSRPMNACVKLQLAGQVRRTRPGAPPGTPNPIWNEEFMFVASEPFDEPLVVTVEDRVAPGRDEPLGRIILPLSVAMPRHDHFGKPVEPRWFSLMRHTDDPEKKEAKFASKMQLRMSLDFGYHVLDESTYYSSDLQPSSKPARKPSIGMLELGVLGARNLIPMKPKDGRTTDAYCVAKYGPKWVRTRTILDTLNPQWNEQYTWEVFDPCTVITVVVFDNGQIGSKNGGGPDQRIGKVRIRLSTLETDRVYTHFYPLLVLHPSGLKKTGELHLAVRFTCTAWVNMMALYGRPLLPKMHYTQPISVMQLDYLRHQAMQIVAARLSRAEPPLRREVVEYMLDVDLHMFSLRRSKANFYRITSLFCGFAAMVKWYDGIRSWRNPITTMLVHMLFLILICYPELILPTIFLYMFMIGLWNYRYRPRHPSHMDTKLSHAELTHPDELDEEFDTFPTSRPADIVRIRYDRLRSVGGRVQTVVGDLATQGERAHALLSWRDPRATSIFILLSLVVAIVLYVTPFQVLMVIAMLYLLRHPRFRSRMPSVPFNFYRRLPAKSDILL, from the coding sequence ATGAAGGGAGCAATGCCGCCGCGGCCGTTCATGGTGCCGGGCCCTGGCGGCCCgatgccgcccccgcagcagcAGTTCGGGCTGGTGGAGACGCGGCCGCCGCTGGCCGCCGTGCTGCGTCCGCGCTTCAACATCCCGGGGCTgaacccctccgccgccgcggtcgCGGCCTCCGCGGCGGGTAAGATCTCGTCCACGTACGACCTCGTCGAGCCGATGCGGTTCCTCTACGTGCACGTCGTCAAGGCGCGGGACCTCCCCGCGACGTCCCCCACCGGCGCCATCGACCCCTTCGTCGAGGTCAAGCTCGGCAACTTCAAGGGCACCACGTCCGTGCTCGGCGCCAACCACAACCCTGCCTGGCAGCAGGTGTTCGCCTTCTCCGCGACGCACCTCCAGTCGCAACTGCTCGAGGTGGTCGTCAAGGCCAAGGAtctcgccggcgacgacctcGTGGGGCGCGTCGGGTTCGATCTCGCCGAGGTGCCGGTCCGCGTGCCCCCGGACTCGCCGCTGGCGCCGCAGTGGTACCGCCTGGAGACCAAGCGCGGCGAGAAGCTCCCCCGCGGCGAGATCATGCTCTCCGTGTGGCTTGGGACCCAGGCCGACGAGGCGTTCCCAGACGCCTGGCTCTCCGACGCGCACGCGGCGCCCGGTCCGATGGCCGTCGCGTCCACGCGCGCCAAGGTATACTTCTCGCCCAAGCTCGTGTACCTCCGTGTCGCCGCCATAGGTGCGCAGGACCTCGTGCCGCACGACACCTCGCGCCCCATGAACGCCTGCGTTAAGCTGCAGCTCGCCGGGCAGGTGCGGCGTACGCGCCCCGGCGCTCCTCCGGGAACGCCCAACCCGATCTGGAACGAAGAGTTCATGTTCGTCGCGTCGGAGCCCTTCGACGAGCCGCTGGTCGTGACCGTCGAGGACCGCGTCGCGCCGGGGCGCGACGAGCCGCTCGGGCGCATTATCCTGCCCCTCTCAGTGGCAATGCCGCGGCACGATCACTTCGGCAAACCCGTGGAGCCGCGGTGGTTCAGCCTCATGCGCCACACCGACGATCCTGAGAAGAAGGAAGCCAAGTTCGCGAGCAAGATGCAGCTGCGGATGTCTCTGGATTTTGGGTACCATGTTCTCGACGAGTCCACTTACTACAGTAGCGATCTCCAGCCATCATCAAAGCCCGCAAGGAAGCCGAGCATTGGGATGCTTGAGCTGGGGGTTCTGGGTGCACGCAACTTGATACCGATGAAGCCCAAGGATGGGCGCACCACCGATGCCTACTGTGTTGCCAAGTATGGACCGAAGTGGGTGCGCACAAGAACTATTCTTGACACTCTGAATCCGCAGTGGAATGAGCAATATACTTGGGAGGTGTTCGATCCTTGCACCGTGATCACAGTGGTGGTGTTCGACAATGGCCAGATTGGGAGCAAGAATGGTGGTGGCCCAGATCAGCGGATTGGGAAGGTCCGTATCCGGCTCTCAACACTGGAGACTGACAGGGTATACACACATTTCTACCCTTTGCTGGTTCTGCATCCCAGTGGGCTCAAGAAGACTGGTGAGTTGCATTTGGCTGTTCGGTTTACTTGCACAGCATGGGTGAACATGATGGCGCTGTATGGTCGGCCACTGCTACCAAAGATGCACTACACGCAGCCAATCTCGGTGATGCAATTGGACTACCTGAGACACCAGGCAATGCAAATTGTTGCAGCGAGGCTTAGTCGAGCCGAGCCCCCGCTGCGCAGGGAGGTTGTAGAGTACATGCTTGATGTGGATTTACACATGTTTAGTCTCCGGCGCAGCAAGGCTAACTTTTATCGTATTACCTCACTATTCTGTGGTTTTGCGGCAATGGTCAAGTGGTATGATGGCATCAGGAGCTGGCGGAACCCAATTACGACAATGCTAGTGCACATGCTGTTCCTGATACTAATCTGCTACCCGGAGCTCATCCTGCCTACCATTTTCCTCTATATGTTCATGATTGGATTGTGGAACTATCGTTACAGGCCAAGGCACCCGTCACACATGGATACTAAGCTATCCCATGCTGAGCTGACACACCCTGAcgagcttgatgaggagttcGACACATTCCCAACCTCAAGACCAGCTGACATTGTAAGAATACGCTACGACAGGCTGAGGAGTGTCGGTGGTCGTGTGCAGACGGTGGTTGGGGACCTGGCGACGCAGGGTGAGAGAGCCCATGCGTTGCTGAGCTGGAGGGACCCTCGTGCTACCTCTATCTTCATTTTATTGTCCCTGGTTGTCGCCATTGTGCTGTACGTGACACCATTCCAGGTTTTGATGGTGATAGCTATGCTTTACCTGTTGCGACACCCCCGGTTCCGCAGCAGGATGCCCTCTGTGCCATTCAATTTCTACAGGAGATTGCCTGCCAAGTCTGATATACTCCTTTGA
- the LOC133928103 gene encoding uncharacterized mitochondrial protein AtMg00810-like, whose product MVDASEFHSIVGCLCYLMNTRLDIAYAVGIVSRCMEKPTTQHMSTAKHLLWYVSGMISFGCQYKMQETRIQTLIDYIDIDLARDTDDQKSTTIMAFFFGLSLIIWALQMQKIMVLSSCEAKMDVDHVGTREQLANVLTKSPGRFNFIKLREKMGVTKERVVHHG is encoded by the exons ATGGTGGATGCTTCCGAGTTCCATAGCATTGTCGGCTGCCTGTGCTACCTCATGAACACGAGGCTGGATATTGCCTACGCGGTGGGCATAGTTAGCCGGTGCATGGAGAAGCCAACAACACAACACATGTCAACAGCCAAGCATCTCCTTTGGTACGTAAGTGGCATGATTTCATTCGGGTGCCAGTACAAGATGCAGGAGACTCGGATCCAAACTCTCATCGACTACATCGACATTGACTTGGCTAGAGACACGGATGATCAAAAGAGCACCACCATCATGGCGTTCTTCTTTGgcttgagcttgatcatttgGGCATTACAGATGCAAAAGATCATGGTGCTATCATCATGTGAGGCTAA GATGGACGTCGACCATGTCGGCACTAGGGAGCAGCTAGCTAATGTGCTCACAAAATCTCCCGGCCGCTTCAATTTCATCAAGCTCAGGGAGAAGATGGGCGTGACTAAGGAGAGAGTGGTGCACCATGGTTAG